A stretch of Lactuca sativa cultivar Salinas chromosome 6, Lsat_Salinas_v11, whole genome shotgun sequence DNA encodes these proteins:
- the LOC128126718 gene encoding uncharacterized protein LOC128126718 produces the protein MTDKDTTAPQEPRLIVQDAPFPTGIILDETNYQLWSQLMEMRIGARNKLGFLTGTSKKPESGEKQIETWLMDNNRVKSWLIDSMSPTLISTFIRLKTAKEIWDAVAKTFYDGTDETQLFELNRRSFSTKQNGRPLAAYYNELVGIFQEIDTRLMGHEDEVDKIVSLKKILGRLRVHIFLAGLDAEFNQARGEILRKDPPMDLEACYAFVRKDQQQRSTMEDVKRETDSVVNLATRSRTVKEKEKEKSSNNKKNNFVCTHCGEEGHSKQRCYELVGYPEWWDFSKRPRRKVGQTSMATTKGDDGTPVAAHTESFSDHGYRDRSDSWLWY, from the exons ATGACTGATAAGGATACCACCGCTCCTCAAGAACCTCGTCTCATCGTCCAAGATGCTCCTTTTCCGACGGGGATCATTCTGGACGAAACCAATTATCAGTTGTGGTCCCAACTGATGGAGATGAGGATTGGCGCTCGAAACAAACTTGGGTTCTTGACGGGAACCTCCAAGAAACCTGAATCCGGCGAGAAACAGATCGAAACCTGGCTAATGGATAATAATCGAGTCAAGAGTTGGCTCATCGATTCCATGAGTCCAACCTTGATCTCGACGTTTATCCGGTTGAAGACGGCAAAAGAAATCTGGGACGCCGTGGCGAAAACCTTCTACGATGGAACGGATGAAACGCAGTTGTTCGAGTTAAATCGGAGATCGTTCAGCACGAAGCAAAATGGACGGCCACTCGCAGCATACTATAAcgaattggttggaatttttcagGAGATTGATACCCGACTAATGGGTCATGAAGATGAAGTTGATAAGATCGTATCCTTGAAAAAAATCTTGGGACGACTCCGAGTGCACATCTTCCTCGCGGGATTGGACGCTGAATTCAATCAAGCGAGGGGAGAGATCTTGCGTAAGGACCCTCCAATGGACCTAGAAGCTTGCTATGCTTTCGTTCGCAAAGATCAGCAACAACGATCTACAATGGAGGACGTGAAACGCGAGACCGACAGTGTCGTGAACTTGGCTACTCGGAGTCGCACCGTGAAGGAGAAAGAAAAGGAGAAGAGTTCCAACAATAAGAAGAATAATTTTGTGTGTACCCACTGTGGTGAAGAGGGACACTCAAAACAAAGGTGCTATGAACTAGTTGGGTACCCCGAATGGTGGGACTTCTCAAAGAGGCCACGAAGGAAGGTGGGACAGACATCCATGGCTACAACAAAAGGTGATGATGGGACTCCGGTTGCGGCACATACCGAGTCATTTAGTGATCACG GATATCGCGACAGATCAGATTCTTGGCTATGGTACTAG